The segment AATCTGACCTTGGGGGGTTTGCTGAACTGTATTTACTTGCTGTTTCTTGTATTCAACGGAGATATCATAATAATTTGAAAGCTGGGAACTTTCAATGTATGCAATTTTATAATCCTTTCTATTCTGCGCCACATTTACTCCAAGCTCATTTTCCGGATTCCACATTTTGCCAAAATCCAATTCCTTGTTGTACTCCTCATAAAGATCTGTCATCGCTTTTGAAAGCGCATCGTTTGCATTCACAACAGTTTTTAACCCTAAATCCTCTTTGGCTTCCTTCCTCCCAATATAATACTGATGCGAATATAATTTTTCTGTAAAGTAATCAACCAACTTTTCAATTTCTTCTTCTTTCACCGGCAATTTATGGCTTTTCAACAACCGTTTGGCAAGCATACGAATTAAATTATGGGTACGATTAACATTACCAAGCGCCAGAGGATGAATTTGCGGGCTGGCTTCCACAAATTTATTAAATATCACCGCCAATTGTTCATCATTTTTTATCCCAAATTTATTTTTTGCTAAATCAAAATACGCCATCACATCTTCAACCGAGATGGGAATTTTATTTTGCGGATTTTTGGGGTCTTGCGGATTAAAAACATTTGCAGTCGCAGGATCAATTGGTGATATCTCTGATAAATCGCTCATCACAATTTCATCTGCCCCAAGCGCGATCATCGTTGCCGCGCTGTGGGCTTTGTACGGAATCAGGACAGAAAACTTGTTGCAATATTCGCGAATCATAGAAACCAACCGCCACGGCACCATCGTATCCCCGCCTGTGCTATACAAAAATAAATCTATATTTTGCGTTTTGCCGATTGTTTGAAGTTGTTTACTAACAAGCGGAATAATATCCATCGCTACGCGAGCATTAATCGGACCCTGCCTATCGCTAGTTAAATAAGTAATAATCCGAGACTTTCGTAGCTGTTCAATTTGTTGTATAAGAGATTTTTTATCCATAACAATGAGAATATTTTAACTTATTTTTCATACTTTTTCAATCGATTTAGGCGGGGGGGTTGAGATTGCTTCGTCGTCACTTCGTTCCTTCTCGCAATGACGGAAGGACACGCAGAGGATGCCCTCCACCCACAATAACGAAGGGGCAAATACCAAACTTGCTTTTTATTCAACATGGGGTGTACAATAGTTATGTAGTGGTTGGATGGGTAACGCCCATCAGCTGGGAGGGATAAAACTCTCTCAATACTGCTTAGCAATACTTCATTTTGAGCAATTCGCTTAATGAGACGTGCGAAGTTCGCACTTCCTTAAGTGGATAGTTAAAGCGGGTTGCTCCGAGTGAAGTATTTTTTGTTGCAAATATCCTGTACCTTCCCAATCCTTGGTTTTACCATTTCGTACCATTGTCTATCGCCCCTTTCACAAACCTGATAAACAGCATAGGCAATATAATCAGCAACTTGTAAACCCCCATGTGTGTAATGAGGGTTGTGGTAATAGCTTAGTTTAAGGTGTGCATTGAGTTGCGGATGGTCTTGGAGATAATTGAGACGCACTCTTTCAACTTCTGCTTCTAGTTCCTGCCGTAGCTTTAATTTACTATCCTTGCGACTAAATACAATCTCCGTGCTTTGAGACTGATGACACAAATTTTTAATCAATTGCCCCGCCATTACCCCATACATTTTACCCGGATTTCGTTTGAGAGGATCGTAGCAAAGTAATTTCTCAACAATTAACACATCTACTTTAATAGATAAAGTGGTAATAAATGAATAAAATCTCTCTTTAACTTCTTTATAGTCTGTTTGGGCATGGAATGAATCAAGAGTATAGGCAGAAGAAAAAATGTTTGTTAAGTTCCGGTCCTTTAATAAAGTAAGACGAAATTCAGTTAGCTGTTGTTGCAACTCCAATTGGTTTTCTGAACGCACTGCCGCGAGAATTAAAAATTTGGATGCTTGTTTTTGTTCAACTAAGTTTATTCCTTTTGCAGAATAA is part of the Patescibacteria group bacterium genome and harbors:
- a CDS encoding DUF3800 domain-containing protein; translated protein: MNNLLNQWLFIDESGKPEVYSAKGINLVEQKQASKFLILAAVRSENQLELQQQLTEFRLTLLKDRNLTNIFSSAYTLDSFHAQTDYKEVKERFYSFITTLSIKVDVLIVEKLLCYDPLKRNPGKMYGVMAGQLIKNLCHQSQSTEIVFSRKDSKLKLRQELEAEVERVRLNYLQDHPQLNAHLKLSYYHNPHYTHGGLQVADYIAYAVYQVCERGDRQWYEMVKPRIGKVQDICNKKYFTRSNPL